From Diceros bicornis minor isolate mBicDic1 chromosome 16, mDicBic1.mat.cur, whole genome shotgun sequence, one genomic window encodes:
- the MRO gene encoding protein maestro isoform X1, translating to MDQTQRRILDQPPSILTAQPKKKRTSMMSFFSKVSWKLRFQKREPLKSVFFILAEKARDPSAKKRHMAMRGLGTMACETPDKVRKYKKIVLDLLVHGLYDPVSSEVIHESMKTLTIILGKIQGKGLGSFFIDITLQTRTLLDDENDNLRYSAFVLFGQLVAFAGRKWKKFFTSQVKQTQDSLLIHLQDRNPQVAKACKTAFRACSPYLRRRKEYSFQSEEDQRNPKLCRQLSHYHPELLQFLYANKIL from the exons ATGGATCAAACACAGAGGAGAATCCTGGACCAGCCCCCTTCCATCCTCACTGCCCAGCCCAAGAAGAAAAGGACATCAATGATGTCTTTCTTTTCCAAG GTCTCTTGGAAACTCAGGTTCCAGAAACGGGAGCCTCTGAAGAGTGTGTTTTTCATCTTGGCAGAAAAAGCCCGTGACCCCAGTGCTAAAAAACGGCACATGGCAATGAGAGGCCTGGGAACCATGGCCTGTGAGACCCCGGACAAG GTGAGAAAGTATAAGAAAATTGTCCTAGACCTGCTGGTACATGGATTGTATGACCCTGTGAGTTCTGAAGTCATCCATGAGAGTATGAAGACTCTGACCATCATCCTGGGCAAGATCCAGGGGAAAGGTTTGGGCTCCTTCTTCATAGACATCACTCTTCAGACCAGGACTTTATTAGATGAT GAGAATGACAATCTGAGATACTCGGCCTTTGTCTTGTTTGGGCAATTGGTTGCCTTCGCTGGGCGGAAATGGAAGAAATTTTTCACCAGTCAGGTTAAGCAGACTCAAGATTCCCTCCTGATCCATTTACAGGATAGAAATCCCCAGGTTGCCAAG GCTTGCAAAACAGCTTTTCGAGCCTGTTCTCCATATCTGAGGCGAAGGAAGGAATATAGCTTCCAGAGTGAAGAAGATCAAAGGAACCCTAAACTCTGCCGGCAGCTG AGCCACTACCATCCAGAGCTCCTGCAGTTCTTGTACGCAAATAAAATTCTGTAA
- the MRO gene encoding protein maestro isoform X2, translating to MDQTQRRILDQPPSILTAQPKKKRTSMMSFFSKVSWKLRFQKREPLKSVFFILAEKARDPSAKKRHMAMRGLGTMACETPDKDRNPQVAKACKTAFRACSPYLRRRKEYSFQSEEDQRNPKLCRQLSHYHPELLQFLYANKIL from the exons ATGGATCAAACACAGAGGAGAATCCTGGACCAGCCCCCTTCCATCCTCACTGCCCAGCCCAAGAAGAAAAGGACATCAATGATGTCTTTCTTTTCCAAG GTCTCTTGGAAACTCAGGTTCCAGAAACGGGAGCCTCTGAAGAGTGTGTTTTTCATCTTGGCAGAAAAAGCCCGTGACCCCAGTGCTAAAAAACGGCACATGGCAATGAGAGGCCTGGGAACCATGGCCTGTGAGACCCCGGACAAG GATAGAAATCCCCAGGTTGCCAAG GCTTGCAAAACAGCTTTTCGAGCCTGTTCTCCATATCTGAGGCGAAGGAAGGAATATAGCTTCCAGAGTGAAGAAGATCAAAGGAACCCTAAACTCTGCCGGCAGCTG AGCCACTACCATCCAGAGCTCCTGCAGTTCTTGTACGCAAATAAAATTCTGTAA